A window of the Isosphaera pallida ATCC 43644 genome harbors these coding sequences:
- a CDS encoding FliG C-terminal domain-containing protein: MVTDVPASNPTRQAAILLASLEPESLGPVWDRLDAASVDALTQAMSELDQIDPDERERVRDQFLAEAERRLRFGFEDLARLDTDALRDLARPEEADLWAVALAAAPRALTRRVLEALERPPSRSEPLRRALARFRRVRIDQAIDAQREIVRRAGRLHDLGRITLPPPPPNRPPFNAPSGGSSP, translated from the coding sequence ATGGTCACCGACGTCCCCGCGTCCAACCCCACCCGCCAGGCGGCGATCCTGTTAGCCAGCTTGGAACCAGAATCCCTCGGCCCCGTCTGGGACCGTCTGGATGCCGCCTCGGTGGACGCCCTCACCCAGGCGATGTCTGAACTCGATCAGATCGACCCGGACGAACGCGAGCGGGTCCGCGACCAGTTCCTCGCCGAAGCGGAGCGACGGTTGCGGTTCGGCTTCGAAGACCTCGCCCGGCTCGACACCGATGCGCTCCGCGACCTGGCCCGGCCCGAGGAGGCCGATCTCTGGGCCGTTGCCCTGGCCGCCGCCCCCAGAGCCTTGACCCGCCGGGTCCTGGAAGCCCTAGAACGCCCCCCCTCACGCTCTGAACCCCTCCGACGCGCCTTGGCTCGGTTCCGTCGAGTGCGGATTGATCAAGCCATCGATGCCCAACGCGAGATCGTCCGACGCGCTGGCCGGCTTCACGACTTGGGCCGCATCACCCTGCCGCCGCCCCCTCCAAACCGTCCCCCCTTCAATGCCCCTTCGGGAGGATCCTCGCCATGA
- a CDS encoding ABC transporter permease produces MGRLTRSIRLGMKSLLLHKLRSGLTVLGIVFGVGAVIAMMALSEGKSRAAQEAIKELGATNIILRSVKPAQDTLSSTTRGPSILTYGLKYADYERILETVPNLRKALPIREIRKEIRRGPYMLEGRVVGTTADYLEFNSLKMARGRFLTENDSKNRDNVAVLAHETAQVLFPFENPIGQSVRLGGDYYTVVGVTRERASTAGIGGSLAAQDYNRDVYIPLETARIRFGDKVIERRSGAFQAEEYQLSQITLQLGSMEEVMPTSEVVKGAYLPYHSAKKDVEMTIPYDLLLAAQREAFQGKLLLGCIAAISLLVGGIGIMNIMLATVTERTREIGIRRALGAKRRDITQQFLIETVVLSGVGGLLGVALGVLMPVFIQVWLPDQKAYVTTESVLLAFAISVIVGLLSGLYPAVRAAAMDPIEALRHE; encoded by the coding sequence ATGGGACGGTTGACCCGCAGCATCCGCCTGGGCATGAAAAGCCTGTTGCTGCACAAACTCCGCTCGGGCCTGACTGTGCTGGGGATTGTCTTTGGTGTCGGCGCGGTCATCGCCATGATGGCGCTGTCTGAAGGAAAAAGTCGCGCCGCCCAGGAGGCGATCAAAGAACTGGGAGCCACCAACATCATCCTCCGCTCGGTCAAACCGGCTCAGGATACCTTGTCCAGCACCACCCGCGGCCCTTCGATCCTAACCTACGGTCTGAAATACGCCGATTACGAACGGATTCTGGAGACCGTGCCCAACCTCCGTAAAGCGCTGCCGATCCGCGAGATCCGCAAGGAGATCCGCCGAGGCCCCTACATGTTAGAAGGCCGCGTGGTCGGCACCACAGCCGACTATCTGGAGTTCAACTCCCTCAAGATGGCCAGGGGGCGATTCCTGACTGAAAACGACAGCAAAAACCGCGACAACGTGGCGGTCCTGGCCCACGAAACGGCCCAGGTCCTCTTCCCGTTCGAAAACCCGATCGGCCAGTCAGTCCGCCTGGGCGGCGACTACTACACCGTGGTGGGCGTCACCCGCGAACGCGCTAGCACCGCCGGCATCGGCGGCTCGCTCGCCGCCCAAGACTACAACAGAGACGTCTACATCCCCCTGGAAACCGCCCGCATCCGCTTCGGTGACAAGGTCATCGAGCGACGCTCCGGCGCGTTCCAGGCCGAGGAGTACCAACTCAGCCAAATCACCCTCCAACTCGGCTCGATGGAGGAGGTGATGCCCACCTCCGAAGTGGTCAAAGGGGCCTACCTGCCCTACCACAGCGCTAAAAAAGATGTGGAGATGACCATTCCCTACGACCTTTTGCTGGCCGCGCAACGCGAGGCGTTTCAAGGCAAACTGCTGCTGGGTTGCATTGCCGCCATTTCGCTGCTGGTCGGCGGCATCGGCATCATGAACATCATGCTCGCCACCGTCACCGAGCGGACCCGTGAAATCGGCATTCGACGCGCCCTGGGAGCCAAGCGCCGCGACATCACCCAGCAGTTTCTGATCGAAACCGTGGTCCTCTCGGGGGTCGGCGGTCTCCTCGGGGTGGCTCTGGGGGTTCTGATGCCGGTCTTCATTCAAGTCTGGCTGCCCGATCAGAAAGCCTACGTCACGACCGAATCGGTCCTGCTGGCGTTCGCCATCTCGGTGATTGTCGGTCTGCTCTCCGGTCTCTATCCCGCCGTTCGCGCCGCCGCTATGGATCCCATTGAAGCGCTGCGCCACGAATAA
- a CDS encoding ABC transporter ATP-binding protein has translation MSGMAVGVRSNARPIVRLIDVKKTYVMGHRGGSGLFGRSKQQEVITVHALRGVTVTFHEGEFVAIMGTSGSGKSTMLNVLGCLDRPTSGQYFLGDQDVARMSDDQLSEVRSHDIGFIFQSYNLIQQYTVVENIQIPLTYQGSGEITPEHEARTLELANLVGLGQRLDHKPNQLSGGQQQRVAIARSLINNPKIILADEATGNLDSKTSEEIMTMLTRLNNGGKTIIMVTHEEDIAQWAKRIIRMRDGRIIDDGPSRRMQGEDHPACHVTGAQVAMAAV, from the coding sequence ATGAGCGGCATGGCCGTGGGGGTCCGTTCCAACGCCCGACCGATCGTCCGGTTGATCGACGTCAAGAAAACCTATGTGATGGGCCACCGCGGTGGGAGCGGCTTGTTCGGCCGCTCCAAACAGCAGGAGGTGATCACCGTCCACGCCCTCCGGGGCGTGACGGTCACCTTCCACGAAGGGGAATTCGTCGCCATTATGGGCACCTCCGGCTCGGGCAAATCCACCATGCTCAACGTGCTGGGGTGCCTTGACCGTCCCACCTCGGGCCAATACTTCCTAGGTGACCAGGATGTGGCCCGCATGAGCGACGATCAACTCTCCGAGGTACGCTCGCACGACATTGGCTTCATCTTCCAGTCATACAACCTGATTCAGCAGTACACTGTGGTTGAGAATATTCAAATCCCCTTGACTTATCAGGGGTCCGGGGAAATCACCCCCGAACACGAGGCCCGCACCCTGGAGTTGGCCAACCTGGTCGGGCTGGGCCAACGTCTGGATCACAAGCCCAACCAACTCTCCGGCGGCCAACAGCAGCGGGTGGCCATCGCTCGCTCGCTGATCAACAACCCCAAAATCATCCTGGCCGACGAAGCGACCGGCAACCTCGACTCTAAGACCTCCGAGGAAATCATGACGATGCTGACCCGCCTCAACAACGGCGGCAAAACTATCATCATGGTGACGCACGAGGAGGATATCGCCCAATGGGCTAAACGGATCATCCGCATGCGCGACGGTCGAATCATCGACGACGGTCCTAGCCGGCGAATGCAAGGCGAGGACCATCCGGCCTGCCACGTCACCGGTGCCCAGGTAGCAATGGCCGCCGTGTGA
- the greA gene encoding transcription elongation factor GreA — translation MDKVPMSKEGYDKLRAQLDHWKNEEMPKIAEQIALARGFGDLSENAEFDAAVEAQGMLQAKINDLESKLSRAIIVDKNAVTTDRVVFGTRVKVLDLDCDDEEEFTFVGPGEEDYDNNKILLSSPIGQGLLGKSVNDEVCVNVPKGVLRFRILEINVA, via the coding sequence ATGGACAAAGTTCCGATGTCGAAGGAGGGCTACGACAAGCTCCGCGCCCAGCTCGATCACTGGAAGAATGAGGAGATGCCCAAGATCGCCGAACAGATCGCCTTGGCCCGGGGCTTCGGCGACCTGTCCGAGAACGCCGAGTTCGACGCAGCGGTCGAAGCTCAGGGAATGCTCCAGGCCAAGATCAACGATCTGGAAAGCAAGCTCAGTCGCGCCATCATCGTCGATAAGAACGCCGTCACCACCGATCGGGTCGTCTTCGGCACCCGCGTCAAGGTACTCGACTTAGATTGCGACGACGAGGAGGAGTTCACCTTCGTCGGTCCCGGCGAAGAGGATTACGACAACAACAAGATTCTGCTCAGCAGCCCAATTGGTCAGGGACTACTCGGCAAGTCGGTCAACGACGAGGTCTGCGTCAACGTTCCCAAAGGGGTGTTGCGGTTCCGCATTCTCGAAATCAATGTCGCGTGA
- a CDS encoding efflux RND transporter periplasmic adaptor subunit yields MPVAKPSVPEPTRRTRNGLKTAALAALVLTALAGVLFSGVLGPSNTLMANVFGASSRTDVVPFTVTRGKLEVLVKEKGTLESANNIEVKSQVEGNPTIIWIVPEGTRVKKGEKIVELDSASLRDSLLQQKINTDQAVSAYEQARLNREVAETSVVEYEEGTYLQNLQSLEGEIALAESDVTRGKDRVEWTERMTRKGYLSRSQLLAEQRSLDNYMFQLQNAKKRIEVLEKYTKPKMLKELQSNVERFKADEASKQSALLIERDKQKRLEEQIENCTIYAPGDGLVVYANETGGRGGQEVIIAEGVAVRQRQTIIRLPDINNMRVNTKIHESMVARVRPGLRAEIQVDAFPDQPLAGVVDYVAPLPDPTGWLASDVKQYTAYVRVNQADPRLRPGLSAQVKIYVETVPDCLSVPQQAILPWEGKTAVYVLTPQGPQRRFVKVGTYNDAAIQIVEGLKEGEQVALNPVSLLTPEEKDQMLRVVNQASTQGGENAPPPTDSAALVGPTALKVVGAAGSDAPEAKGDAATKDEAAKKKGERGGLGSGPPGGGMMGGMDPALIQKMQNASPEERRAMIQAEMRKRGIDPSMMEAMKNATPEERQKMIEQMKARMGGGFGGGGGFGGGS; encoded by the coding sequence TTGCCGGTAGCCAAGCCCTCCGTCCCTGAACCGACCCGGCGGACCCGAAACGGCCTCAAGACGGCCGCCCTGGCGGCTTTAGTTCTAACCGCGTTGGCTGGAGTGCTGTTCTCAGGAGTGCTGGGTCCCTCCAACACCCTGATGGCCAACGTCTTCGGTGCCTCGTCACGCACCGATGTCGTGCCATTCACGGTCACGCGGGGTAAACTTGAAGTTTTAGTCAAAGAAAAAGGAACGCTAGAAAGCGCTAACAACATCGAGGTCAAGAGCCAGGTCGAAGGCAACCCCACGATCATCTGGATCGTCCCGGAGGGCACCCGGGTCAAGAAAGGCGAGAAGATCGTCGAACTCGATTCGGCCTCGCTCCGCGACAGTCTGCTTCAGCAGAAGATCAACACCGATCAGGCGGTCAGCGCCTACGAGCAGGCCCGTCTCAACCGTGAGGTGGCCGAGACCAGTGTGGTGGAATACGAGGAAGGGACTTATCTTCAGAATCTTCAATCACTTGAAGGCGAGATTGCTCTGGCCGAGTCGGACGTGACCCGCGGCAAGGATCGGGTCGAATGGACCGAGCGGATGACCCGCAAGGGCTACTTGTCGCGTTCGCAGCTGCTGGCCGAACAACGCTCGCTGGACAATTACATGTTCCAGCTGCAGAACGCCAAAAAGCGGATCGAGGTGCTGGAGAAATACACCAAGCCCAAGATGCTCAAGGAGTTGCAAAGCAACGTCGAACGATTCAAGGCCGACGAAGCCTCCAAACAGTCGGCCTTGCTAATTGAACGTGATAAGCAGAAGCGGTTGGAAGAACAGATCGAGAATTGCACGATCTATGCGCCGGGCGACGGTCTGGTGGTGTACGCCAACGAGACTGGGGGCCGGGGTGGTCAGGAAGTGATCATCGCCGAGGGTGTCGCGGTCCGCCAGCGTCAGACCATTATCCGCCTGCCCGACATCAACAACATGCGGGTCAATACCAAGATTCACGAATCGATGGTCGCGCGGGTCAGACCCGGCCTGCGGGCCGAGATCCAAGTGGACGCCTTCCCCGACCAACCGCTGGCCGGTGTGGTCGATTACGTCGCTCCCTTGCCGGACCCCACCGGCTGGTTGGCCTCTGACGTCAAGCAATACACCGCGTATGTGCGGGTCAATCAGGCCGATCCCCGTCTGCGTCCCGGCCTTTCGGCCCAGGTCAAGATTTATGTTGAAACTGTGCCGGACTGCCTCTCGGTGCCTCAGCAAGCTATCCTGCCCTGGGAAGGCAAGACAGCCGTTTACGTGCTGACCCCCCAGGGACCGCAACGCCGGTTCGTCAAGGTCGGTACCTACAACGACGCGGCCATCCAAATCGTCGAAGGTCTGAAGGAGGGTGAACAGGTCGCGCTCAACCCGGTCTCGTTGTTGACCCCCGAAGAGAAAGATCAAATGCTCCGGGTGGTCAACCAAGCCAGCACCCAGGGCGGTGAAAACGCTCCGCCCCCGACCGATTCGGCCGCGCTGGTGGGACCAACAGCGCTCAAGGTGGTGGGTGCCGCTGGTTCGGACGCGCCCGAAGCCAAAGGGGACGCGGCCACCAAGGATGAAGCCGCCAAGAAGAAAGGCGAGCGGGGCGGCCTGGGCAGCGGACCTCCTGGCGGCGGCATGATGGGTGGCATGGACCCAGCTCTCATCCAGAAAATGCAAAACGCCTCGCCTGAGGAACGCCGTGCCATGATCCAAGCCGAAATGCGCAAACGTGGCATCGACCCCTCGATGATGGAGGCGATGAAGAACGCTACCCCCGAAGAACGCCAAAAGATGATCGAACAGATGAAAGCCCGCATGGGCGGCGGCTTTGGCGGTGGCGGCGGCTTCGGAGGTGGCTCATGA
- a CDS encoding flagellar type III secretion system pore protein FliP, with the protein MTMVVATAAAVWFAQTSAGASEGWGPLPPDLARSAASVGVVAIASLAPAAVLMLTAYVRISIVLALLRQALGSPQIPGNQVVMMLSILLTILVMKPVADVVAERAIRPFAAGELDYAQAFAAGAEPVKRFMVKQIVACSNERYLITLHDLAEPPETRTHQPEYLDELPLRVVAAAFLISEINVALWMGFAIYLPFLVIDLVTAAVLAAMGLYLLPPAQVAIPLKLMVFVLAEGWWLVAQTLLRSFES; encoded by the coding sequence ATGACGATGGTGGTTGCAACCGCGGCCGCGGTTTGGTTCGCTCAAACGTCGGCCGGAGCCAGTGAAGGCTGGGGACCGCTGCCTCCCGATCTGGCCCGCTCCGCCGCCTCGGTGGGGGTGGTCGCCATCGCTTCCCTCGCCCCCGCCGCCGTGCTGATGCTCACCGCCTACGTGCGGATCTCGATTGTGCTGGCTCTGCTCCGCCAGGCGCTGGGGTCTCCCCAGATTCCAGGCAATCAGGTGGTCATGATGCTTTCGATCCTCTTGACGATCCTGGTCATGAAGCCGGTGGCCGACGTGGTGGCCGAGCGTGCGATCCGCCCGTTCGCGGCCGGCGAACTTGACTACGCCCAGGCGTTCGCCGCGGGAGCTGAGCCAGTAAAGCGGTTCATGGTCAAACAGATCGTCGCCTGCAGCAACGAGCGTTACCTAATCACGCTGCACGACCTGGCCGAACCGCCCGAGACCCGGACCCATCAGCCGGAATATCTCGACGAACTTCCTTTGCGGGTGGTGGCCGCCGCCTTTCTCATCAGCGAGATCAACGTCGCGCTTTGGATGGGCTTTGCGATCTATTTGCCGTTCCTGGTGATCGACCTGGTTACCGCCGCGGTGCTGGCAGCGATGGGGCTTTATCTCCTGCCGCCAGCCCAGGTCGCCATTCCACTCAAACTGATGGTTTTCGTTCTGGCCGAAGGCTGGTGGCTGGTGGCCCAAACCTTGTTGCGCTCCTTCGAGTCGTGA
- a CDS encoding flagellar biosynthetic protein FliR — protein sequence MAWFFEHGGLPLLAAARGLGLALTAAAWGGSSWGLDWRTRLMLALLAAVLAATGSGSAAATDEPSASTIGESSVALEHWGVLLPLELVYGGVLGLGTGWVVAAARRAGDLLAVQAGLSPDVWLAPNGDDPDASPLGRLHGWTAVAIFITLDGPLALTRALWRGLRQHPPGTWWNAPLSTEPLADLLAVLLNQICHALTLCLELAAIPAAALIVAAVGLAWTARALPHVGALAATMPLRFAAVVAALLLTGEQFASSILAAFRAGLGS from the coding sequence ATGGCCTGGTTTTTCGAACACGGCGGCCTGCCCTTGTTGGCCGCGGCGCGGGGGTTGGGACTGGCCTTAACCGCGGCGGCCTGGGGGGGATCGAGTTGGGGTCTGGATTGGCGAACGCGCCTTATGCTGGCTCTCCTCGCTGCCGTCCTCGCCGCCACGGGTTCGGGATCGGCGGCGGCGACCGACGAACCTTCCGCCTCGACGATCGGCGAGTCCAGCGTCGCGCTGGAACACTGGGGCGTCCTGCTGCCTCTGGAACTGGTCTACGGCGGCGTTTTGGGACTTGGCACCGGATGGGTTGTCGCCGCCGCACGACGCGCGGGGGATCTGTTGGCGGTGCAGGCGGGACTCTCGCCCGACGTCTGGTTGGCTCCCAACGGCGACGATCCCGACGCCTCGCCACTCGGACGCCTTCACGGCTGGACCGCCGTGGCGATCTTCATCACCCTAGACGGACCCCTAGCGCTGACCCGCGCCCTGTGGCGCGGGCTTCGCCAGCATCCTCCGGGAACCTGGTGGAATGCCCCCCTCTCCACCGAACCCCTCGCTGACCTCCTCGCCGTGCTGCTTAATCAGATTTGCCACGCATTGACCCTTTGTCTGGAATTGGCCGCAATTCCCGCTGCGGCGCTGATTGTCGCGGCGGTTGGTCTGGCTTGGACCGCCCGCGCGTTGCCCCACGTCGGCGCGCTGGCGGCCACCATGCCGTTGCGGTTTGCCGCAGTCGTCGCGGCGCTGTTACTGACCGGCGAGCAATTCGCCTCCTCAATCCTTGCCGCTTTTCGAGCAGGACTGGGTTCATAA
- a CDS encoding flagellar biosynthetic protein FliQ: protein MDATTATQWTRDAILMAFWLGGPLLTVGLVVGLVVGAMQTMTQLNDPVVGLVPRLLAIAAAIFALAPWMAATWGTFAARLIESLPDYLL from the coding sequence ATGGATGCCACAACGGCAACGCAATGGACCCGCGACGCGATCCTCATGGCCTTCTGGCTGGGAGGGCCGCTGCTGACGGTCGGTCTGGTGGTCGGTCTGGTGGTCGGCGCGATGCAAACCATGACCCAACTCAACGATCCAGTCGTCGGTCTCGTGCCGAGGTTGTTGGCAATCGCCGCGGCGATCTTCGCGCTCGCTCCCTGGATGGCGGCCACCTGGGGAACCTTCGCCGCGCGTTTGATCGAATCCTTACCCGATTATCTGCTCTGA